A window from Dromaius novaehollandiae isolate bDroNov1 chromosome 1, bDroNov1.hap1, whole genome shotgun sequence encodes these proteins:
- the LSMEM1 gene encoding leucine-rich single-pass membrane protein 1 has product MERPSLEINLPNTPEEGKLYVVDSLNNLNKLNVCPDESQHVLDEEDENTGDTGEYMAWSNIRNQCLYFVTLILTLIISLALVSFVIFLIIQTRNKMDQLSSRLIFEKKNIEELKKMNNMILKHLNQSGIKEKERDFFTPTPDLHEYLFTHAELKIPGE; this is encoded by the exons ATGGAGAGGCCTTCTTTGGAAATTAACCTGCCCAATACTCCTGAAGAGGGAAAACTTTATGTAGTTGATTCTTTAAATAACCTAAACAAGCTAAATGTTTGTCCAGATGAATCCCAACATGTGCTAG ATGAGGAAGATGAGAACACTGGTGATACTGGAGAATACATGGCGTGGAGCAACATAAGAAACCAATGTTTGTACTTCGTCACCTTGATTCTTACTCTGATTATCAGTTTGGCACTTGTTTCATTCGTAATATTCTTAATAA tTCAAACTAGGAACAAAATGGACCAACTATCAAGCAGACTaatatttgaaaagaagaatATAGAAGAGCTTAAGAAAATGAACAATATGATATTAAAGCATCTAAATCAATCAGGAattaaggaaaaggagagagacttCTTCACACCAACTCCTGATCTTCATGAGTACTTATTCACCCATGCTGAGCTGAAAATCCCTGGAGAATAG